Proteins from a genomic interval of Xanthomonas sp. AM6:
- a CDS encoding excinuclease ABC subunit UvrA, with product MPKSAVSSASGFVRVRGAREHNLKDVDVELPRDALVVFTGVSGSGKSSLAFGTLFAEAQRRYLDSISPYARRLIDQAGVPDVDSIEGLPPAVALQQHRGAPSTRSSVGSVTTISNSLRMLYSRAGDYPPGQDIIYADGFSPNTPAGACPTCHGLGRIYDATEASMVPDRSLSIRERAIAAWPPAWHGQNLRDILTTLGHDVDVPWAKLPKKTRDWILFTDEQPTVPVYPGFTLAETQRALRRKQEPAYMGTFSSARRYVLHTFASTQSALIKKRVSQYLLSTPCPTCDGKRLRREALSVTFAGLDIGALSQRPLTQVAELLRPAAAGRTRDAKRHPEQAIAAQRIAQDLLARIQILQELGLGYLTLERSTPTLSPGELQRLRLATQIRSQLFGVVYVMDEPSAGLHPADAQALLAALDQLKAAGNSLFVVEHEIDVIRHADWIVDVGPGAGEQGGQVLYSGPPAGLAQVAASSTRRYLFAEHTPVAHAPRAPSAWLQLRGITRNNVAALDVDIPLGVFTTVTGVSGSGKSSLVSQALVELLGAHLGQEHVDPEEGVDPLERGTQAATDGRIADGLQHVRRLVQVDQKPIGRTPRSNLATYTGLFDHVRKRFAATPAARKRKYDAGRFSFNVAKGRCETCEGEGAVCVELLFMPSVYAPCPTCHGARYNAKTLEIELRGHNIAQVLRMTVAQAADFFADDAAIARPLQVLGEVGLGYLRLGQPATELSGGEAQRIKLATELQRAQRRDTVYVLDEPTTGLHPADVDTLLRQLHGLVEAGNSVVAVEHDMRVAAASDWIIDMGPGAGDAGGAVVAAGVPQAVARHAGSRTAPFLAEAMQG from the coding sequence ATGCCAAAATCAGCCGTTTCCAGTGCCTCCGGGTTCGTCCGCGTCCGTGGCGCCCGCGAGCACAATCTCAAGGACGTGGACGTGGAGCTGCCGCGCGATGCGCTGGTGGTGTTCACCGGCGTGTCCGGCTCGGGCAAGTCCTCGCTGGCGTTCGGCACGCTGTTCGCCGAGGCGCAGCGCCGTTACCTGGATTCGATCTCGCCGTACGCGCGGCGCCTGATCGACCAGGCCGGGGTGCCGGACGTGGATTCAATCGAGGGCCTGCCGCCGGCGGTGGCGCTGCAGCAGCATCGCGGCGCGCCGAGCACGCGCTCGTCGGTGGGCAGCGTCACCACCATCTCCAATTCGCTGCGCATGCTGTATTCGCGCGCCGGCGACTATCCGCCGGGGCAGGACATCATCTACGCAGACGGCTTCTCGCCGAACACGCCGGCCGGTGCCTGCCCGACCTGCCACGGCCTGGGCCGCATCTACGACGCCACCGAAGCGTCGATGGTGCCGGACCGCTCGCTGAGCATCCGCGAGCGCGCCATCGCCGCATGGCCGCCGGCCTGGCACGGGCAGAACCTGCGTGACATCCTCACCACGCTCGGCCACGACGTCGACGTGCCGTGGGCCAAGCTGCCGAAGAAGACCCGCGACTGGATCCTGTTCACCGACGAGCAGCCGACGGTGCCGGTGTATCCCGGTTTCACCCTCGCCGAGACCCAGCGCGCGCTGCGGCGCAAGCAGGAGCCGGCCTACATGGGCACCTTCAGCAGCGCGCGCCGCTACGTGCTGCACACCTTCGCCAGCACCCAGAGCGCGCTGATCAAGAAGCGCGTGTCGCAATACCTGTTGAGCACGCCATGCCCGACCTGCGACGGCAAGCGCCTGCGCCGCGAGGCCTTGTCGGTGACCTTCGCCGGGCTGGACATCGGCGCGCTGTCGCAGCGTCCGCTCACGCAGGTGGCCGAACTGCTGCGACCCGCCGCGGCAGGCCGCACCCGCGACGCCAAGCGCCATCCCGAGCAGGCCATCGCCGCGCAGCGCATCGCCCAGGACCTGCTGGCGCGGATCCAGATCCTGCAGGAGCTGGGCCTGGGTTATCTCACCCTGGAACGCAGCACGCCGACGCTGTCGCCGGGCGAGCTGCAGCGCTTGCGCCTGGCCACGCAGATCCGCTCGCAGCTGTTCGGCGTGGTCTACGTGATGGACGAGCCGTCGGCCGGCCTGCATCCGGCCGACGCGCAGGCGCTGCTGGCCGCGCTGGACCAGCTCAAGGCCGCGGGCAATTCGCTGTTCGTGGTCGAGCACGAGATCGACGTGATCCGCCATGCCGACTGGATCGTCGACGTCGGTCCCGGCGCGGGCGAGCAGGGCGGGCAGGTGCTGTACAGCGGACCGCCGGCCGGTCTGGCGCAGGTCGCCGCTTCGTCCACGCGCCGCTACCTGTTCGCCGAGCACACGCCGGTCGCGCACGCGCCGCGCGCGCCGAGCGCATGGCTGCAGTTGCGCGGGATCACCCGCAACAACGTCGCCGCGCTGGACGTGGACATCCCGCTGGGCGTGTTCACCACGGTCACCGGCGTATCCGGCTCGGGCAAGTCGTCGCTGGTGAGCCAGGCATTGGTGGAACTGCTCGGCGCGCATCTTGGCCAGGAACATGTCGATCCCGAAGAAGGCGTGGATCCGCTGGAGCGCGGCACGCAGGCCGCGACCGACGGGCGCATCGCCGACGGCCTGCAGCACGTGCGACGCCTGGTGCAGGTGGACCAGAAACCGATCGGCCGCACGCCGCGTTCCAACCTGGCCACCTACACCGGCCTGTTCGACCACGTGCGCAAGCGCTTCGCGGCGACGCCGGCCGCGCGCAAGCGCAAGTACGACGCCGGCCGCTTCTCGTTCAACGTCGCCAAGGGCCGCTGCGAGACCTGCGAGGGCGAGGGCGCGGTGTGCGTGGAACTGCTGTTCATGCCCAGCGTGTACGCGCCGTGCCCGACCTGCCACGGCGCGCGCTACAACGCCAAGACCCTGGAGATCGAACTGCGCGGGCACAACATCGCGCAGGTGCTGCGCATGACCGTGGCGCAGGCGGCGGACTTCTTCGCCGACGACGCGGCGATCGCGCGCCCGCTGCAGGTGCTGGGCGAGGTGGGACTCGGTTATCTGCGGCTGGGCCAGCCGGCCACCGAGCTGTCCGGCGGCGAGGCACAGCGCATCAAGCTGGCGACCGAACTGCAGCGCGCGCAGCGCCGCGACACCGTGTACGTGCTCGACGAACCGACCACCGGCCTACACCCGGCCGACGTGGACACGCTGCTGCGCCAGCTGCACGGCCTGGTGGAGGCGGGCAACAGCGTGGTGGCAGTCGAGCACGACATGCGCGTGGCCGCGGCCAGCGACTGGATCATCGACATGGGGCCGGGCGCCGGCGACGCAGGCGGCGCGGTGGTCGCCGCCGGCGTGCCGCAGGCAGTGGCACGGCATGCCGGCAGCCGGACTGCGCCGTTTCTTGCTGAGGCGATGCAAGGCTAG
- a CDS encoding DUF763 domain-containing protein — protein sequence MSRRSGSADLPLHGGRVPQWLGERMTRLGAVMCQAIVHSYGRDELLRRLAHPFWFQSFGAVMGMDWHSSGITTSVLGALKRGLTPLSGELGIHVCGGRGRHSRATPDELCAVGERTGLDGAGLARASRLVAKVDSAAVQDGFDLYLHGFIVSDDGQWVVVQQGMNGASKQARRYHWLSEGLTSFVDAPHAAIDGPGQGRIVNLADHRAAASRLAQVDLLQALGPDRIAREYAAVQASSANVSASAPRATGARTSQATKAAAAPRAHPSAADALFAPSGDLFAATPDAAPARMPTGLPHLSLPDHHEVRGSDIVTRRLHANLAAAAECGPQDFTELLQVPGVGARTVRALALVAEVLHGTPCRFTDPARFSMAHGGKDRHPFPVPTRVYDHTIDVLKTAVTQAKLGREEKLEAIRRLDAQARLLEPQARGPSVEALIAEERRQSHRYGGRSVFGWEPAPADEAADADVDAGVPRRVRG from the coding sequence ATGAGCCGACGTTCCGGCAGCGCCGATCTGCCCCTGCATGGCGGCCGCGTGCCGCAGTGGCTGGGCGAGCGCATGACCCGGCTCGGGGCGGTGATGTGCCAGGCCATCGTGCACAGCTATGGCCGCGACGAACTGCTGCGGCGCCTGGCGCATCCGTTCTGGTTCCAGTCCTTCGGTGCGGTGATGGGCATGGACTGGCATTCCTCCGGCATCACCACCAGCGTGCTGGGTGCGCTCAAGCGCGGGCTGACGCCGCTGTCCGGCGAGCTGGGCATCCACGTCTGCGGCGGGCGCGGGCGGCATTCGCGCGCCACGCCGGACGAGTTGTGCGCGGTGGGCGAACGCACCGGGCTGGACGGCGCGGGCCTGGCGCGCGCCAGCCGGCTGGTGGCGAAGGTGGACAGCGCCGCGGTGCAGGACGGTTTCGATCTGTACCTGCACGGTTTCATCGTCAGCGACGACGGGCAGTGGGTGGTGGTGCAGCAGGGCATGAACGGGGCCAGCAAGCAGGCGCGGCGCTATCACTGGCTGTCCGAAGGGTTGACCAGCTTCGTCGATGCGCCGCATGCGGCGATCGACGGGCCGGGGCAGGGCCGCATCGTCAACCTCGCCGACCATCGCGCGGCGGCGTCGCGGCTGGCGCAGGTGGATCTGCTGCAGGCGCTGGGGCCGGACCGGATCGCGCGGGAGTACGCTGCGGTGCAGGCGTCCTCGGCGAACGTGTCGGCGTCCGCACCGCGTGCCACGGGCGCACGCACGTCGCAAGCGACAAAGGCCGCCGCTGCACCGCGCGCGCATCCTTCGGCCGCCGATGCGCTGTTCGCGCCGAGCGGCGACCTGTTCGCCGCCACGCCCGACGCGGCGCCGGCGCGCATGCCGACCGGGTTGCCGCACCTGTCGCTGCCGGACCACCACGAGGTGCGCGGCAGCGACATCGTGACCCGGCGCCTGCACGCCAACCTGGCCGCGGCGGCCGAATGCGGGCCGCAGGATTTCACCGAACTGCTGCAGGTGCCGGGCGTCGGCGCGCGTACCGTGCGCGCGCTGGCGCTGGTGGCGGAGGTGCTGCACGGCACGCCGTGCCGCTTCACCGATCCGGCGCGGTTCTCGATGGCGCACGGCGGCAAGGACCGGCATCCGTTTCCGGTGCCGACCCGCGTCTACGACCACACCATCGACGTGCTGAAGACCGCGGTGACGCAGGCCAAGCTGGGCCGCGAGGAAAAACTGGAAGCGATCCGCCGGCTGGACGCGCAGGCGCGCCTGCTCGAGCCGCAGGCGCGCGGGCCGTCGGTGGAGGCGTTGATCGCCGAAGAACGGCGCCAATCGCATCGCTATGGCGGGCGCAGCGTGTTCGGTTGGGAGCCGGCCCCGGCGGACGAGGCCGCCGATGCCGATGTCGATGCCGGCGTGCCGCGGCGCGTGCGCGGGTAG
- a CDS encoding TetR/AcrR family transcriptional regulator encodes MDAAFQLFLRHGYRKVGVGDIAEAAQMSRPSLYASFPNKEAIFSAMVRRQRDRCLAESGVRLRPGQDLATRLRHLFDIWVLEPTASVIGSENGIELLANCGDYAPQAQAEVYAQLEAQLKATLQPEVRAQAALSAADLAYILRLATTSLKASADNEADLRRLIGGLIAMTLATVGAGESEGADKPMVVAAAKRKRGGG; translated from the coding sequence ATGGATGCGGCCTTCCAGCTGTTCCTGCGCCACGGCTACCGCAAGGTCGGCGTCGGCGACATCGCCGAGGCGGCGCAGATGTCGCGGCCGTCGTTGTACGCCTCGTTCCCGAACAAGGAGGCGATCTTCTCGGCGATGGTGCGGCGCCAGCGCGACCGCTGCCTGGCCGAGTCCGGCGTGCGGCTGCGCCCCGGGCAGGACCTGGCGACGCGGCTGCGGCATCTGTTCGACATCTGGGTGCTGGAGCCGACGGCGTCGGTGATCGGCTCGGAGAACGGCATCGAGCTGCTGGCCAACTGCGGCGACTATGCGCCGCAGGCGCAGGCCGAGGTGTATGCGCAACTGGAGGCGCAGCTGAAGGCGACGCTGCAGCCGGAGGTGCGCGCGCAGGCGGCGCTGTCGGCGGCGGACCTGGCCTACATCCTGCGCCTGGCCACCACCAGCCTGAAGGCGTCGGCCGACAACGAGGCCGACCTGCGGCGTTTGATCGGCGGCTTGATCGCGATGACGCTGGCGACGGTGGGTGCGGGAGAGAGCGAAGGAGCGGACAAGCCGATGGTCGTGGCGGCGGCGAAGCGGAAGCGCGGCGGCGGCTGA
- a CDS encoding sugar kinase, which produces MSAAPADPAFAALPAPRRWDCAALGEVMLRFDPGEERIRAARRFRVWEGGGEYNVARGLRKTFGRSSVALTALPRNELGLLAEDLILQGGCDTAHLVWRDYDGIGRNTRMGLNFTERGFGVRAALGVSDRAYSAAAQLRPEEFDWPALFGDDGARWLHTGGIFAALSETTAQTAIAAVQAARRHGALVSYDLNYRASLWNSHPDPDAARQVNQRIVAECDLLIGDEYSFAGCLGLDMHGVGQRSTPMDPAPAEAAARLALQRYPQLQAVAFPLRDAHSASRNHWAGVLHTRQASYRSVARELDILDRVGGGDAFVSGLIHGLLCGAGPQAAIDCAAAHGALAMTTPGDNAMVAQAEVEALMRGEGAAARR; this is translated from the coding sequence ATGAGCGCGGCGCCGGCCGATCCCGCCTTCGCCGCCCTGCCCGCCCCGCGCCGCTGGGATTGCGCGGCGCTGGGCGAGGTGATGCTGCGATTCGACCCGGGCGAGGAGCGCATCCGCGCCGCGCGCCGGTTCCGCGTGTGGGAAGGCGGCGGCGAGTACAACGTCGCGCGCGGCCTGCGCAAGACCTTCGGCCGCTCCAGCGTCGCGCTGACCGCGCTGCCGCGCAACGAACTGGGCCTGCTCGCCGAGGACCTGATCCTGCAGGGCGGCTGCGACACCGCGCACCTGGTATGGCGCGACTACGACGGCATCGGCCGCAACACGCGCATGGGCCTGAACTTCACCGAGCGCGGCTTCGGCGTGCGCGCCGCGCTGGGCGTGTCCGACCGCGCGTATTCGGCCGCCGCGCAGCTGCGCCCGGAGGAGTTCGACTGGCCGGCGCTGTTCGGCGACGACGGCGCACGCTGGCTGCACACCGGCGGCATCTTCGCCGCGCTGTCCGAAACCACCGCGCAGACCGCGATCGCCGCGGTGCAGGCCGCGCGCCGCCACGGCGCACTGGTGTCCTACGACCTGAACTACCGCGCCAGCCTGTGGAACAGCCATCCCGACCCGGACGCGGCGCGCCAGGTCAACCAGCGCATCGTCGCCGAATGCGACCTGCTGATCGGCGACGAGTATTCCTTCGCCGGCTGCCTGGGCCTGGACATGCACGGCGTCGGCCAGCGCAGCACGCCGATGGACCCGGCCCCGGCCGAGGCCGCCGCGCGGCTGGCGCTGCAGCGCTATCCGCAGCTGCAGGCGGTGGCGTTCCCGCTGCGCGATGCGCACTCGGCCTCGCGCAACCACTGGGCCGGCGTGCTGCACACACGCCAGGCCAGCTACCGCTCGGTCGCACGCGAGCTGGACATCCTCGACCGCGTCGGCGGCGGCGACGCCTTCGTCTCCGGCCTGATCCACGGCCTGCTGTGCGGCGCCGGCCCGCAGGCGGCGATCGACTGTGCCGCCGCGCACGGTGCGCTGGCGATGACCACGCCGGGCGATAACGCAATGGTCGCGCAGGCCGAAGTGGAAGCGCTGATGCGCGGCGAAGGCGCGGCGGCGCGGCGCTGA
- a CDS encoding NAD(P)-dependent alcohol dehydrogenase yields MEKNGALVPWHFERRAVRDHDVAVKVLYAGVCHSDLHSVNHWGTEFPLVPGHEIVGEVVETGAAVSGFAIGQRVMIGTIVDSCRVCEPCRAQMEVYCREFPTTTFDGIDRVDGSRTRGGYAEYYVADAHFVYPLPDGLDPAAAAPLLCAGVTTYSPLRHWQVGPGSTVGVVGIGGLGHLGVKFARALGAHVVAFTTSAKKAAEAQRLGAHEVVLSTDAEQMRAQAYRFDFILDTVSQTYPLDPMLQALKLDGTLCSLGLPDTLEFAPMTLAMGRRRIASSGSGGTADTHEMLAFCQKHGIVADVEVIAMEQINDAFARLAKGDVHYRFVIDMARSAL; encoded by the coding sequence ATGGAAAAGAATGGCGCCCTGGTGCCCTGGCACTTCGAGCGCCGCGCGGTGCGCGACCACGACGTGGCAGTGAAGGTGCTGTACGCCGGCGTCTGCCATTCCGACCTGCATTCGGTGAACCACTGGGGTACCGAATTTCCGCTGGTGCCCGGCCACGAGATCGTCGGCGAAGTGGTGGAAACGGGCGCGGCGGTGTCCGGATTCGCGATCGGCCAGCGGGTGATGATCGGCACCATCGTCGATTCCTGCCGCGTCTGCGAACCGTGCCGCGCGCAGATGGAGGTGTACTGCCGCGAATTTCCGACCACTACCTTCGACGGCATCGACCGCGTCGACGGCAGCCGCACCCGCGGCGGCTATGCCGAGTACTACGTGGCCGACGCCCACTTCGTGTATCCGCTGCCCGACGGCCTGGACCCGGCCGCGGCCGCGCCGCTGCTGTGCGCCGGCGTCACCACTTATTCGCCGCTGCGGCACTGGCAGGTCGGCCCCGGCAGCACCGTGGGCGTGGTCGGCATCGGCGGGCTGGGCCATCTGGGCGTGAAGTTCGCGCGCGCGCTGGGCGCGCACGTGGTGGCCTTCACCACCTCGGCGAAGAAGGCCGCCGAAGCGCAGCGCCTGGGCGCGCACGAAGTGGTGCTGTCCACCGATGCCGAGCAGATGCGGGCGCAGGCCTACCGCTTCGACTTCATCCTCGACACCGTCTCGCAGACCTATCCGCTGGATCCGATGCTGCAGGCGCTGAAACTCGACGGCACGCTGTGCTCGCTGGGCCTGCCGGACACGCTGGAGTTCGCGCCGATGACGCTGGCGATGGGCCGGCGCCGCATCGCCAGCTCCGGCTCCGGCGGCACCGCCGACACCCACGAGATGCTGGCGTTCTGCCAGAAACACGGCATCGTCGCCGACGTGGAAGTGATCGCCATGGAGCAGATCAACGACGCCTTCGCGCGCCTGGCCAAGGGCGACGTGCACTACCGCTTCGTGATCGACATGGCGCGCTCGGCGCTGTAG
- a CDS encoding nucleotide pyrophosphohydrolase, whose amino-acid sequence MPDSLHDLQAAQRAFADERDWGQFHTPRNLAAALSVEASELLEHFQWLTDEQSRHLPDDKKAQVGSEVADVLLYLLQLCDKLGIDPIEAARQKMQVNAKKYPVERAKGRITKYTEL is encoded by the coding sequence ATGCCCGACAGCCTCCACGACCTCCAAGCCGCCCAGCGCGCGTTCGCCGACGAGCGCGACTGGGGCCAGTTCCATACCCCGCGCAACCTGGCCGCGGCGCTATCGGTGGAGGCGTCGGAACTGCTGGAACATTTCCAGTGGCTCACCGACGAGCAGAGCCGGCACTTGCCGGACGACAAGAAGGCCCAGGTCGGCAGCGAAGTGGCCGACGTGCTGCTGTACCTGCTCCAGCTCTGCGACAAGCTGGGCATCGACCCGATCGAGGCCGCGCGGCAGAAGATGCAGGTGAATGCGAAGAAGTATCCGGTGGAGCGCGCCAAGGGGCGCATCACCAAATACACCGAGCTCTGA
- a CDS encoding glycoside hydrolase family 3 N-terminal domain-containing protein has product MGIRTTRRGLLLGAGSFALLSQVPVGFALPRGAAAKTPAFIDALIARMTVEEKAGQLTLSGSAQQTDAAAAANPVNVRPTAEGQLAAARAGRLTGIFNGSNVRWHQQLQQAALQSRLQIPLLFAADVIHGFTTVFPVPLAEAASFEPELAQRTARAAALEASAVGIDWTFAPMVDIARDARWGRGVEGSGEDVLLGRRFAQARVRGFQGEGIGHADAMAACPKHFAAYGAAEAGLDYNTVDISERTLREVYFPPFQAAFDAGAVTTMAAFNEIAGIPATANPWLLREVLRGEWGYRGLVVSDYTGDQELIAHGVARDARDAARLAFLAGVDISMQSGLYLQHLPGLVADGAVTMAQLDASVRRVLRFKADLGLFDDPFLRIVPERAQARQRRPQTLTLAREAARKSVVLLKNEGELLPLKRQGQRIALIGPMAANWVDSAGPWTLFGGDDSGNDLATALRAQLADPHALQVVEGCAFEHSLPGGVQAAVAAAASADVAVLAIGEPLRYSGEAQSRTEIVIPPAQQSLLAAVAATGTPVVVVLSNGRALVLDGAVLEAPAILVGWFLGSASGAALADILLGAHGPSGRLPVSFPHEAGQVPYSYAHKPSGRPDPRPDALQPYKTHYRTTPNAALFPFGHGLTYGRIEYGELALSEARLAPGGTLRIGARIHNRGTRDAEEVVQLYVRDRSASVTRPVRELKDFRKVAVPAGASVGVEFVLRREDLLFVGQALKPTVEPGVFDLWVAPSAEAAGVSASFELTG; this is encoded by the coding sequence ATGGGGATACGCACCACGCGGCGCGGGCTGTTGCTCGGCGCCGGTTCGTTCGCATTGCTGTCGCAGGTGCCGGTGGGCTTCGCGCTGCCGCGCGGCGCGGCGGCGAAGACGCCGGCCTTCATCGATGCGCTGATCGCGCGCATGACGGTGGAGGAGAAGGCCGGCCAGCTGACCCTGTCCGGCTCGGCGCAGCAGACCGATGCCGCGGCGGCCGCCAATCCGGTCAACGTGCGCCCCACCGCCGAGGGCCAACTGGCCGCCGCGCGCGCCGGGCGCCTGACCGGCATCTTCAACGGCTCCAACGTGCGCTGGCACCAGCAGCTGCAACAGGCGGCGTTGCAGAGCCGGCTGCAGATCCCGCTGCTGTTCGCCGCCGACGTGATCCACGGCTTCACCACCGTGTTTCCGGTGCCGCTGGCCGAAGCGGCCAGCTTCGAGCCGGAACTGGCGCAGCGCACCGCCCGCGCGGCGGCGCTGGAAGCAAGCGCAGTGGGCATCGACTGGACCTTCGCGCCAATGGTGGACATCGCCCGCGACGCGCGCTGGGGCCGCGGCGTGGAAGGCAGCGGCGAGGACGTGCTGCTCGGCCGCCGCTTCGCGCAGGCGCGGGTGCGCGGCTTCCAGGGCGAGGGCATCGGCCATGCCGATGCGATGGCCGCCTGCCCCAAGCATTTCGCCGCCTACGGCGCGGCCGAGGCCGGGCTGGACTACAACACCGTCGACATCTCCGAGCGGACCCTGCGCGAGGTGTACTTCCCGCCGTTCCAGGCCGCGTTCGACGCCGGCGCGGTGACCACGATGGCCGCGTTCAACGAGATCGCCGGCATCCCGGCCACCGCCAACCCGTGGCTGCTGCGCGAGGTGCTGCGGGGCGAATGGGGCTATCGCGGGCTGGTGGTGTCCGACTACACCGGCGACCAGGAGCTGATCGCGCACGGCGTCGCCCGCGATGCGCGCGACGCGGCGCGGCTGGCGTTCCTGGCCGGCGTGGACATCAGCATGCAGAGCGGGCTGTACCTGCAGCACCTGCCGGGCCTGGTCGCCGACGGCGCGGTGACGATGGCGCAACTGGACGCCTCGGTACGCCGCGTGCTGCGGTTCAAGGCCGACCTGGGCCTGTTCGACGACCCGTTCCTGCGCATCGTGCCCGAACGCGCGCAGGCGCGGCAGCGGCGCCCGCAGACGCTGACGCTGGCGCGCGAGGCGGCGCGCAAGTCGGTGGTGCTGCTGAAGAACGAGGGCGAACTGCTGCCGCTCAAACGCCAGGGCCAGCGCATCGCGCTGATCGGGCCGATGGCCGCCAACTGGGTGGACAGCGCCGGCCCGTGGACGCTGTTCGGCGGCGACGACAGCGGCAACGACCTGGCCACCGCGCTGCGCGCGCAACTGGCCGATCCGCACGCATTGCAGGTGGTGGAAGGCTGCGCGTTCGAACACAGCCTGCCCGGCGGCGTGCAGGCCGCGGTCGCCGCCGCGGCCAGCGCCGACGTGGCGGTGCTGGCGATCGGCGAGCCGCTGCGCTATTCCGGCGAAGCGCAGTCGCGCACCGAGATCGTCATTCCGCCGGCGCAACAATCGCTGCTGGCCGCGGTGGCGGCGACCGGCACGCCGGTGGTGGTGGTGCTCAGCAACGGCCGCGCGCTGGTGCTCGACGGCGCGGTGCTGGAAGCGCCGGCGATCCTGGTGGGCTGGTTCCTGGGCTCGGCGTCCGGCGCGGCGCTGGCCGACATCCTGCTCGGCGCGCACGGTCCGTCCGGGCGCCTGCCGGTGAGTTTCCCGCACGAGGCCGGGCAAGTGCCGTACAGCTACGCGCACAAGCCCAGCGGCCGCCCCGACCCGCGTCCGGACGCGCTGCAGCCGTACAAGACCCACTACCGCACCACGCCCAATGCCGCGCTGTTCCCGTTCGGTCACGGCCTGACCTACGGGCGCATCGAGTATGGCGAACTGGCACTGAGCGAGGCGCGGCTGGCGCCCGGCGGCACGCTGCGGATCGGCGCGCGCATCCACAACCGCGGCACGCGCGACGCGGAGGAAGTGGTGCAGCTGTACGTGCGCGACCGCAGCGCCAGCGTCACCCGCCCGGTGCGCGAACTGAAGGATTTCCGCAAGGTCGCGGTGCCGGCCGGCGCCAGCGTCGGCGTGGAGTTCGTGCTGCGTCGCGAGGATCTGCTGTTCGTCGGGCAGGCGCTCAAGCCGACCGTGGAGCCCGGTGTGTTCGACCTGTGGGTGGCGCCGTCGGCCGAGGCGGCGGGTGTGTCCGCCAGCTTCGAACTGACCGGCTGA
- a CDS encoding energy transducer TonB: protein MQTPLIALVLALAGTPQQQPAPARATPPEPLSATPLRIPADFCFGASATDKSCTAAVSFEVLDSGAVGKLKVIRSSRDRICDRAVMETVRSRRYPSGKPFAVVHETLRSPSCKADGLKR, encoded by the coding sequence ATGCAAACGCCGCTGATAGCGCTGGTGCTGGCATTGGCTGGCACACCGCAGCAACAACCTGCCCCCGCGCGTGCAACGCCGCCGGAACCCTTGTCCGCCACGCCACTGCGGATTCCCGCCGACTTTTGCTTCGGCGCGTCCGCCACGGACAAAAGCTGCACTGCCGCGGTGTCATTCGAGGTCCTCGACAGCGGCGCCGTCGGCAAACTCAAGGTCATCCGCTCGTCCAGAGACCGTATCTGCGATCGAGCCGTGATGGAAACCGTCCGCAGTCGCCGCTATCCATCCGGAAAGCCGTTCGCTGTCGTCCATGAAACGCTGCGCAGCCCGAGTTGCAAGGCGGACGGGCTGAAGCGCTGA
- a CDS encoding UBP-type zinc finger domain-containing protein, producing MTARCSHLSTIAEVTPSARGCEECLKIGSPWVHLRLCRSCGHVGCCDDSPNRHATKHFHQTAHPIIEGYDPPEGWGWCYVDETEVELPDQTPQLGPIPRYV from the coding sequence ATGACCGCGCGTTGTTCCCATCTTTCAACGATCGCCGAGGTCACCCCGAGTGCGCGCGGCTGCGAAGAGTGCCTGAAGATCGGCAGCCCCTGGGTGCACCTGCGCCTGTGCCGCAGCTGCGGCCACGTCGGCTGCTGCGACGATTCGCCCAACCGCCACGCCACCAAGCATTTCCACCAGACCGCGCATCCGATCATCGAAGGCTACGACCCGCCCGAGGGCTGGGGCTGGTGCTACGTGGACGAGACCGAAGTGGAACTGCCGGACCAGACGCCGCAACTGGGGCCGATTCCGCGTTACGTGTAG